A segment of the Agarivorans albus genome:
AGTGGGTTTCTTCAATGACTACATCAACTTCATTCAATCAGTAACTGATTACAGTGATCCAAGCTATCCAGCGGGTATCACCATCAATGAAAACATTGGTGAAGCTGAAATCTATGGTGTGGAGTTTAAAGGTAACTACTGGTTAGATGAAGCCTTTGGGGCACCTAAAGGTAGCTACAGCCGCTTAAGCGTTGCGTACGCACAAGGCAAAAATAAAGAAGATGGCAGCGCGCTAGATTCTGTTGCACCGCTTACTGCAGTTTGGGGCTTAGGCTACGACCACCAAGATAAACTTTGGGGTAGCCAACTTAACCTAACCATGGTGTCAGCCAAGAAAGAAGGCGACTGGTCTACCGAAAACAACGCCCACGCACCTGGCCACGCTTTGCTAGATCTAACTGCCTACTACCAACCGGTGAACGACCTAGTATTACGAGCTGGCTTGTTTAATGCGCTTGACCAAAAATACTGGAGCTACACCGACCTAGACGGCAAACCATCTGACCATCAAGGCTTAGATCGTTACACCCAGCCAGGCCGTAACTGGGGCGTCGACTTAGCGTATACGTTCTAAACCTTTCCAAAAGTAAAAAGGCTAGCTTACTCAGCTAGCCTTTTTTATATTCATTGAAACACAATTCTTTATGCCTGCGCCTCTAGCACCGCACTTAATGTGTCTTCTAACTGCTGATCTTCCAAGTTCAAGAAAGCTAACAAGCCGTCGTAGCTCTCCTGCCAAGCTTCTTCTTCACTGCTTACTCCCAGTTTACGGTAAGCAACAATACGCGCTATTTTTAGTATTGCTAACATTAGCAGCGATGATTTACCCAGCTCTTGCGAACTAAATAAGCCATCTGCATCGTGTTGATAATAAATGGCTTCTATCATCACCTTAGGCAGGCTCCATTGCTGCGCAATAAGTGCAGCCACAGTGGCATGAGTTGTCCCATATTCACTGCGTTCACGTTCCGCGAGATGAGTCCATCCCATGTCATTGGCCTCGGCGAGTAAGCTTTCATATTCAGGGAAAGACTGTAGCAAAGCTGGTACGCCAGCCTGATGAAACAAACCCAGCATATAAGCATTATCTTTGGCCGATTCAAAGCCTAGCTCTTCAGCGGTAGCCGCTGCGCAACTAGCCAGTAAGTTAGCCTCTAACCAAAATTTATCCAATACTTTAGAGGCTGGCATTGCCCCTTTTAAGGCAACCGCTTTAACAATAGGAAATACCCGATTAATGCCTAAAGTCATCACCGCTTGGTGAATCGATTTAATCTCGTTTAAGCGACGAAACGCAGCGGAGTTAACAATTTGCAACACCGCACCAGAGATCCCTACATCGCTAGCTATTGCCTCTGCAATAACTGCTACATCGGGCTCGGCTTTTTTTGTTTCTTGAGTAATCGTTAACAAAACTTGAGGCCGAGGGGGAATAGACAAATCCGCCAAAATCGCTTTTTCGGCCGCAGTTATCGTTAAAGACATATCACCTCCTGTAAAATTTGCTGGCAAAGCATAAGCAAATAACTTATTAATTTCAAAGCGATAAGATAAAATATATACTCTAATCTACAATTTACAGCTCGCCAAAATCTGTTTTAGTGATGAAATCCCCAGTTCTTCGGTAAGCGCAATGTTGTGCTCAGGGATCCCTTCAGGATCAGGATGAAGTCGAGTTAAGCGACTCACCGTTGCTTCACGAATTAAGTGAAATACCGGATAAGGCGAACGATTAGTATAGTTACTTGGCGCTGTATCTGCTTCTCCAGCAAAACAGTAGTCGGGATGAAAGCTAGCTAGCTGGTAAACGCCATCATAGCCTTGCTTGCTTATGATCTTCTCCGCCCAATACAAACAATCTAAATAGTCATCAAAACAGCTTAAGCAGGGGGTGATAAACAAGGTTGTTTCAACGTCGGGCTGATTATCTAAGAGCTGGCATTCTACAACTAATTGCTGCAATAACTCTTCAATATCGTCGCTCATCGCTACTTGGTAGCGAATACTACCACGCTCTAATTCGCGCTTTGCAAAAGGACAAATATTGTATTCAACCACAAAATCTTTCACCCAGCGCATCGTGTGCTGCTGATATTCAGCTTCGCTTATATCACCACTGGGGGAGGAATTACTCATGTTTAATCCTTGAATGCTTTAAAGCCCATAGCGTTAATGATGCCAATCGCTAACAAAAGCTAAATGGCTTGCCTTTTGGCATAGTCTACCAGCCAATCAGCTAGCTTAGTTACTCGTTTCGAGCGATAACGTGCCGGAGGAAACACCATCCATAACGGTTGGCTTACTACCTGCCAATCTTCTAACACTGTTTTTAACTGCCCTGCTTCTAGCGCGTCACGCAAGTACATATCGTGAGTACGAATAAAACCAAAACCCTCAATGGCGGCTTGTTTTAGTACGTGTCCATTAGGGCAGGCAAACGAACCATTTACCGATACCAATAACTTTTGCCCATTCTTTTGAAAAGGCCACTGCGACACCGTGCCACAAATACACTGATGATGACGCAACTCTTCGGGGTGCTTGGGCAAGCCATTAGCCGCTAAGTACTCAGGGCTAGCGACCACATGCGTATTTAGCTGGCTTAACACCCTTACCTGCAAACTCGAATCGGGCAAAGCTCCCATTCGAAATACAATATCAAAAGGAGAGCTCAATAGGTCTTCCCGTTGTGACGACAAATCTAGCTCGATATCAATGTTTGGATGTTCTTGGCGAAACGTAAGCAAAGCCGGCGCCAGCCATTGCTCTGCAAAAATGCCGCCTAAGGAGTTTATTTTTATCTTGCCTTGTAAATGATGTTGCAGCTGTTGGGCTGCTAGAGCTCCATCTTCCAGCAACTCTAGGCCTTGACGACAGCTTTGATAATAACTCTCCCCTGCATCAGTCAAACGTAGCTTGCGGGTCGAACGATATAACAGCTGCACTCCTAAACGATGTTCTAAATCACTCACCCTTTGGCTAATGCTAGCCTTAGAACTATGCAGCTTATCGGCAGCGGCAGTAAAACTGCCGGTTTCAACTACGGTGACAAAATCAACCAGCCCTGCGAACATATTAATCCAAATTTCTGAACAATTATTTTTAATACTAGCTAAATATCAAACAACATAAAACGTTTACACTGTTTTAAAACATAACCAAGCAGGATCAACAATGCAGAACAGAGTGTTAGGTAAAAGCGGCTTAGTATTAAGTGAAATAGGCTTAGGCTGCTGGCAATTAGGCGGTGACTTTGGCCCTGTAAGCGAAGCTCAGTCACTGACCATCCTCGAGCAGGCCTACCAAAGTGGCGTGCGTTTTTATGATACAGCCGATGTATATGGCGCGGGCCTTAGCGAACGATTACTGGGGCAGTTTTACCAGCAGCATTCAGATATAACCATTGCAACCAAGCTTGGCCGAGATGCAAATTTGTACCCGAATAACTACACTAAACAAACAGTTAAACAAAGCATCGAAGCCAGTTTACAGCGGCTAGGTTTAACCAGCATTCCCTTGATTCAACTGCATTGTGTTCCCACCCAGATACTTCGTGATGGTGAAATATTCACTTGGTTAG
Coding sequences within it:
- a CDS encoding LysR family transcriptional regulator, which produces MFAGLVDFVTVVETGSFTAAADKLHSSKASISQRVSDLEHRLGVQLLYRSTRKLRLTDAGESYYQSCRQGLELLEDGALAAQQLQHHLQGKIKINSLGGIFAEQWLAPALLTFRQEHPNIDIELDLSSQREDLLSSPFDIVFRMGALPDSSLQVRVLSQLNTHVVASPEYLAANGLPKHPEELRHHQCICGTVSQWPFQKNGQKLLVSVNGSFACPNGHVLKQAAIEGFGFIRTHDMYLRDALEAGQLKTVLEDWQVVSQPLWMVFPPARYRSKRVTKLADWLVDYAKRQAI
- a CDS encoding DUF1415 domain-containing protein; this encodes MSNSSPSGDISEAEYQQHTMRWVKDFVVEYNICPFAKRELERGSIRYQVAMSDDIEELLQQLVVECQLLDNQPDVETTLFITPCLSCFDDYLDCLYWAEKIISKQGYDGVYQLASFHPDYCFAGEADTAPSNYTNRSPYPVFHLIREATVSRLTRLHPDPEGIPEHNIALTEELGISSLKQILASCKL
- a CDS encoding HDOD domain-containing protein, giving the protein MSLTITAAEKAILADLSIPPRPQVLLTITQETKKAEPDVAVIAEAIASDVGISGAVLQIVNSAAFRRLNEIKSIHQAVMTLGINRVFPIVKAVALKGAMPASKVLDKFWLEANLLASCAAATAEELGFESAKDNAYMLGLFHQAGVPALLQSFPEYESLLAEANDMGWTHLAERERSEYGTTHATVAALIAQQWSLPKVMIEAIYYQHDADGLFSSQELGKSSLLMLAILKIARIVAYRKLGVSSEEEAWQESYDGLLAFLNLEDQQLEDTLSAVLEAQA